One region of Desulforamulus hydrothermalis Lam5 = DSM 18033 genomic DNA includes:
- a CDS encoding 4Fe-4S binding protein: MATVTFREERCKGCELCIAVCPENIIRLADHFNAMGFHPATVVETDKCKGCAMCARMCPDVVIEVVKEEKQA; the protein is encoded by the coding sequence TTGGCCACTGTAACATTCCGGGAAGAGCGCTGCAAAGGATGCGAATTATGTATTGCAGTTTGCCCCGAAAATATTATCCGGCTGGCTGACCACTTTAATGCCATGGGTTTTCACCCGGCTACGGTGGTAGAAACGGATAAATGCAAGGGCTGTGCCATGTGCGCCCGCATGTGTCCGGATGTGGTTATTGAAGTTGTAAAGGAGGAGAAGCAGGCTTGA
- a CDS encoding methyl-accepting chemotaxis protein, protein MKSLKTLVISVAIGIILLIFTAQTGLGFYQFKQIYSTNVNDKLTLQVEKEAAYLAQKLLDTGRVSVALANNISAMTDYDQDYMLAMIKPYITEQAMALGAGFWFEPYAFDGRLKYFGPYIYKDNNQLVTTWEYSNEQYDYFQYDWYQKGLSAGHKIAWSEPYLDTVTNIAMITAASPIRKDSGVVGVTTCDINIKELQDYISKIKVGQAGFAFVVTSQGYYLGHRDTGKNLKEKITADKEAGLQALGKTILSQAQAGEAQVSLKGENFHAFFAPVGDTGLKLVIMLPEDEVNGVIAKYFTTNIITFLIAITLVSLVLYALITRKITGPLNQLVKDSEKVAAGDLTIYDQAAAKQTNDEIGQLARAFRSMVANMKQLVSDINAKSQLVASSAQQLTTSAQQTSASANETASTMGEISATVENFNLSVQEISQVSEHAARQAAKGNSEIKAITHQMEEIAGATASLAEAIRELSKKSLEINQIVELINGVAEQTNLLALNAAIEAARAGEQGRGFAVVAEEVRKLAEQTSAATKRISSLIEAVQDGAEKAVASIDENVQKVTKGSTLVQDIGGNFKEIITAVQGLTRQIEELVSATGDMSAGIENIAAVTQEQTATMEEVSATSETLDKLAQELKELIEKFRIN, encoded by the coding sequence GTGAAGAGTTTAAAAACCCTGGTTATTTCCGTAGCGATAGGCATCATTCTTTTAATTTTTACCGCCCAGACGGGCCTGGGTTTTTATCAATTCAAACAAATTTACTCCACCAATGTCAATGACAAACTGACCCTGCAGGTTGAGAAAGAAGCTGCTTACCTGGCGCAAAAGCTGTTGGATACCGGCCGCGTCAGCGTGGCCCTGGCCAACAATATTTCTGCCATGACCGATTATGATCAAGATTATATGCTGGCCATGATAAAACCATATATTACCGAACAAGCCATGGCCCTGGGGGCCGGCTTTTGGTTTGAACCTTACGCCTTTGATGGCCGACTTAAATATTTCGGCCCTTATATTTACAAGGATAATAACCAACTGGTTACCACCTGGGAATACAGCAACGAGCAATACGATTATTTTCAATACGACTGGTACCAAAAGGGCCTTTCTGCAGGCCATAAAATTGCCTGGAGCGAACCTTACCTGGATACCGTGACTAATATTGCCATGATTACTGCCGCCAGCCCTATCCGTAAAGACAGCGGGGTGGTGGGGGTAACCACCTGTGATATCAATATTAAAGAACTGCAGGATTATATTTCTAAAATCAAGGTGGGACAAGCGGGTTTTGCCTTTGTGGTAACATCCCAGGGCTACTACCTGGGCCACCGGGATACCGGCAAAAACCTTAAAGAAAAAATTACCGCCGACAAGGAAGCCGGCCTGCAAGCCCTCGGCAAAACCATTCTCAGTCAAGCGCAGGCCGGTGAGGCACAGGTGAGCCTAAAAGGAGAAAACTTCCATGCTTTTTTTGCCCCGGTGGGCGATACCGGCCTGAAACTGGTGATCATGTTGCCGGAAGATGAAGTTAACGGCGTCATTGCCAAATACTTTACCACCAACATCATTACCTTCTTAATTGCCATAACCCTGGTATCTCTTGTCCTGTACGCTCTTATTACAAGAAAAATTACCGGTCCTCTAAATCAACTGGTTAAGGATTCAGAAAAAGTGGCTGCCGGCGATTTAACCATTTATGACCAGGCTGCCGCTAAGCAGACCAACGATGAAATCGGTCAGCTGGCCCGGGCTTTTCGTTCGATGGTGGCAAATATGAAGCAATTAGTCAGTGATATAAATGCCAAATCGCAGCTGGTAGCCAGCTCGGCTCAGCAGTTAACCACCAGCGCCCAGCAAACATCCGCCAGTGCCAACGAAACAGCTTCCACCATGGGAGAAATATCGGCTACAGTGGAAAATTTCAACCTGTCGGTGCAGGAAATTTCTCAGGTGTCTGAACATGCGGCCCGGCAGGCAGCGAAGGGTAACAGCGAGATCAAAGCCATTACCCACCAGATGGAGGAAATTGCCGGCGCAACCGCCTCCCTGGCAGAAGCAATCCGGGAATTAAGTAAAAAATCGCTGGAGATTAACCAAATTGTTGAGTTGATTAACGGTGTGGCCGAGCAAACCAACCTGTTGGCCTTAAACGCGGCCATTGAGGCGGCCCGGGCAGGGGAACAAGGCCGCGGCTTTGCTGTGGTGGCGGAGGAAGTGAGAAAGCTGGCCGAACAAACCAGCGCAGCCACCAAGCGTATCAGCAGCTTGATTGAAGCGGTACAAGACGGCGCCGAAAAAGCTGTGGCCAGTATTGATGAAAACGTCCAAAAGGTAACTAAGGGATCCACCCTGGTGCAGGATATCGGCGGCAACTTTAAAGAGATTATCACTGCTGTCCAGGGCCTGACCAGGCAAATCGAAGAACTTGTGTCAGCCACCGGCGATATGTCCGCCGGCATCGAAAACATTGCTGCGGTTACCCAGGAACAAACCGCCACCATGGAAGAAGTGTCAGCCACCTCCGAAACCCTGGACAAACTTGCTCAGGAACTGAAAGAACTAATTGAGAAGTTTCGCATCAACTAG
- the steA gene encoding putative cytokinetic ring protein SteA, translating into MNIKAIARIDKRTKDLAKRINANEIAVICHYELDKVAADSLLAAKVKAVINAVPSMSEDYPNQGPITLLEAGIPILDNVGKEIMEKIHEGEELEIRGNLVLRQGEVVAAGTRLTLQQVKEHMEQSRSRMDRVLSRFIHNTLDYARNEVDFVCGGLQIPEITTSFKGRHTLIVVRGHNYKQDLNAIKSYIDEVRPVLIGVDGGADALLEFGYTPDLIIGDMDSTTDKALCSGAELVVHAYPDGRAPGMERIKALGLQAKVFPAPGTSEDIAMMLAYEKGTELIVAVGTHSNMLDFLEKGRKGMASTFLVRLKVGDILVDAKGVSQLYRSRMKLKYVGQLLLAGLVPLAVVMAMAPPTRELLRLLVLNVRLIFGI; encoded by the coding sequence TTGAATATTAAAGCAATCGCCCGTATTGATAAAAGAACAAAAGATTTAGCCAAAAGAATTAATGCCAATGAAATTGCCGTAATCTGCCATTACGAGCTGGACAAAGTGGCTGCCGATTCTTTGCTTGCGGCTAAAGTTAAAGCTGTCATAAATGCGGTTCCTTCTATGAGCGAAGATTACCCCAACCAGGGCCCCATTACCCTTTTAGAAGCAGGCATTCCCATTTTAGATAATGTTGGCAAAGAGATTATGGAAAAAATTCATGAGGGTGAAGAACTGGAAATTCGGGGTAATCTTGTGCTGCGGCAGGGTGAAGTTGTGGCTGCCGGTACCCGGTTAACTTTGCAGCAAGTTAAAGAGCATATGGAGCAATCCCGCAGCCGGATGGACCGGGTGTTATCTCGTTTTATCCACAACACCCTGGATTATGCCCGCAATGAAGTGGATTTTGTCTGTGGGGGGTTGCAAATACCCGAGATTACCACTTCTTTTAAAGGCCGGCACACTTTGATAGTGGTGCGGGGACATAATTATAAACAGGATTTGAATGCCATTAAATCTTATATTGACGAAGTACGGCCGGTTCTGATCGGGGTGGACGGGGGAGCGGACGCACTGTTGGAGTTCGGCTATACTCCGGATTTAATTATCGGTGATATGGACAGCACCACTGATAAAGCCCTGTGCAGCGGGGCGGAACTGGTGGTGCATGCTTACCCGGACGGCCGGGCGCCGGGTATGGAGAGGATTAAAGCCCTTGGGCTGCAGGCTAAAGTTTTCCCCGCCCCCGGCACCAGTGAAGATATTGCCATGATGCTGGCTTATGAAAAGGGTACCGAGCTGATTGTGGCAGTAGGTACCCACTCCAATATGCTGGACTTTTTAGAAAAGGGACGTAAAGGTATGGCCAGCACCTTTCTTGTGCGGCTGAAGGTGGGGGATATCCTGGTGGATGCCAAGGGTGTCAGCCAGCTTTATAGAAGCCGCATGAAGCTGAAATATGTGGGTCAGCTGTTGCTGGCCGGTTTGGTTCCTCTGGCGGTGGTTATGGCCATGGCACCACCCACCAGAGAATTATTAAGGTTACTGGTATTGAATGTGAGGTTAATTTTTGGCATTTAG
- a CDS encoding glycosyltransferase family 2 protein, whose amino-acid sequence MADRARVSVVIPAHNEAERIYATVKGVQAIPEVTEIIVVDDASTDDTAALARQAGAAVISLPHNLGKGGALNTGVAKAAGEIVALLDGDLGSSSGEARALILPVLNGLADMTVARFPKAQKKGGFGLVKNLARAGIRYFAGLDSQAPLSGQRVMTRQVLERVVPFASGYGVEVALTIKVARAGFRVLEVPTQMRHAETGRDLKGFCHRGKQFIHVARVLAGCFLKYGFVSGRQR is encoded by the coding sequence ATGGCCGACCGGGCCAGGGTGTCAGTGGTAATTCCCGCCCATAACGAAGCAGAACGTATTTATGCTACCGTTAAAGGTGTGCAAGCCATTCCCGAGGTTACAGAGATTATTGTGGTGGATGACGCCTCCACTGACGATACCGCTGCGCTGGCCAGGCAGGCGGGGGCGGCTGTGATTTCACTGCCGCACAACCTGGGTAAAGGAGGCGCTCTGAATACCGGGGTAGCTAAAGCCGCCGGTGAGATAGTGGCCCTGCTGGACGGCGATCTGGGCAGCAGCTCCGGGGAAGCCAGAGCCCTGATTTTGCCGGTTCTTAACGGCCTGGCGGATATGACGGTGGCCCGGTTTCCCAAAGCGCAAAAAAAAGGTGGGTTCGGACTGGTAAAAAACCTGGCCCGGGCCGGTATCCGCTACTTTGCCGGGCTGGACAGCCAGGCGCCTTTATCCGGCCAGCGGGTGATGACCAGGCAGGTGCTGGAAAGGGTTGTGCCTTTTGCATCCGGCTATGGTGTAGAAGTGGCCCTTACCATTAAGGTGGCCAGGGCGGGTTTCCGGGTGTTGGAGGTGCCCACCCAGATGCGTCACGCCGAAACCGGCAGAGATCTTAAAGGTTTTTGCCACAGGGGCAAACAATTTATTCATGTGGCCCGGGTGTTGGCCGGGTGCTTTTTAAAATACGGCTTTGTTTCCGGGCGGCAACGGTAA
- a CDS encoding copper transporter, translating into MIIDYRYHVASLVAVFIALGIGILVGSAVLGNEAIVKRQQQLADRLEMQLEELRQKNEAVQARANNLEIDNNIQKQFEKQVLPPLVAGKLAGKRLAIVETNSYGFRDDLVNTLTMAGATVQSVTTILDGFDLAGRKDKLVRELNLKATEDNAIVKQLAAETARGILTGEKQALLNTLAQAELLKLSGDYGVPIDAVIFIGGSQDQTLVKTEILDYPMIDYFLQQKLPVFGVEETDVTYSYMKAYQKKRISTVDNVETPPGQLALVMAMAGKPGHYGVKPTAKQLLPPFDTVVGGVGNGRPGQGVSGNSRP; encoded by the coding sequence GTGATTATTGATTATCGCTACCATGTGGCCTCCCTGGTGGCTGTTTTTATCGCTCTGGGCATTGGCATCTTGGTTGGCAGTGCCGTGCTGGGCAACGAAGCCATTGTTAAAAGGCAGCAGCAGTTGGCAGACCGGTTGGAAATGCAGTTAGAAGAACTGCGGCAAAAAAACGAAGCGGTGCAGGCCAGAGCTAACAATCTGGAAATTGACAACAATATACAAAAACAGTTTGAGAAGCAGGTTTTACCGCCGCTGGTAGCCGGCAAGCTGGCCGGCAAACGGTTGGCCATTGTGGAAACCAACAGTTACGGTTTCCGGGATGATCTGGTCAACACTCTGACCATGGCCGGAGCCACTGTGCAATCTGTCACCACAATTCTGGACGGTTTTGATTTAGCCGGCCGGAAAGACAAGCTGGTTCGCGAATTAAACCTCAAGGCCACCGAGGACAACGCCATCGTCAAGCAGTTGGCTGCCGAAACAGCCAGGGGAATTCTAACCGGCGAAAAGCAGGCCTTGTTAAATACCCTGGCGCAGGCTGAACTGTTAAAGTTGTCCGGTGATTATGGTGTACCCATTGATGCGGTAATATTCATCGGCGGCAGTCAGGATCAAACCCTTGTCAAAACAGAAATACTGGACTATCCCATGATAGATTATTTTTTGCAGCAAAAACTGCCTGTTTTCGGGGTTGAAGAAACTGACGTTACTTATTCGTATATGAAGGCCTATCAAAAAAAGAGGATCAGTACGGTGGATAATGTGGAAACACCTCCCGGACAGCTGGCGCTGGTGATGGCTATGGCCGGAAAACCGGGGCATTATGGAGTTAAGCCCACCGCCAAGCAACTACTGCCGCCTTTTGATACCGTAGTGGGAGGTGTGGGTAATGGCCGACCGGGCCAGGGTGTCAGTGGTAATTCCCGCCCATAA